Proteins encoded in a region of the Flavobacteriaceae bacterium HL-DH10 genome:
- a CDS encoding LacI family DNA-binding transcriptional regulator: MNTKKKTTIKDIANVLNISPAAVSKALHNDPRISDKTKKAVKQVAKNLNYQPNHLASALRKGKSKLVGVIIPRTNSNFFSSVIQNIEEVLNKEGYNIIITQSNESYQKECNNIDTLLFTQVDGIIASMANETIDLNYYKKIKSKGIPLILFDRGENDLNVDYIGINDYDSSHKIVEHLVNQGCKRIAHIGGYKHTRIFNNRIKGYLDALKKHNLPLEDELLIESSLTIEDGRQKMSKLLALKNRPDAVYVAGDYAALGALQILNEHHINIPKDIALVGFGDEPFTAMVTPTITSINQHSAEIGKQAAYTFLKHAKETTIKQKLNKIILDAELIIRDSSNVKKLNS; this comes from the coding sequence TTGAATACAAAAAAGAAAACAACCATAAAAGATATTGCTAACGTATTAAACATTTCTCCTGCAGCAGTTTCAAAGGCACTTCATAACGACCCTAGAATAAGTGATAAAACAAAAAAAGCGGTAAAACAAGTAGCCAAAAATTTAAACTACCAGCCCAATCATCTAGCTAGTGCATTACGCAAAGGAAAAAGTAAATTAGTTGGTGTTATTATACCCAGAACAAACAGTAACTTTTTTTCTTCTGTTATTCAAAATATTGAAGAAGTTTTAAATAAAGAAGGTTACAATATAATAATAACACAATCTAATGAATCGTACCAAAAAGAATGTAACAACATAGATACATTATTATTTACTCAAGTTGATGGTATTATAGCTTCAATGGCAAACGAAACTATTGATTTAAACTATTATAAAAAAATCAAATCTAAAGGTATTCCGTTAATTTTATTTGATCGTGGAGAAAACGATTTAAACGTTGATTATATAGGAATTAATGATTATGATAGCAGTCATAAAATTGTTGAACATTTGGTAAATCAAGGCTGTAAACGCATAGCCCATATTGGTGGATATAAACACACCCGAATTTTCAATAATAGAATAAAAGGCTATCTAGATGCACTAAAAAAACATAATTTACCTCTTGAAGATGAGCTTCTTATTGAAAGTAGCCTTACTATAGAAGATGGAAGGCAAAAAATGTCGAAATTATTAGCTTTAAAAAACCGACCAGATGCTGTATATGTAGCTGGAGATTATGCAGCATTAGGTGCTCTTCAAATACTAAACGAACACCATATTAACATCCCTAAAGACATTGCACTAGTGGGTTTTGGAGACGAACCCTTTACGGCTATGGTTACGCCAACAATAACCAGTATAAACCAACACAGTGCTGAAATTGGAAAACAAGCTGCTTATACATTTTTAAAGCATGCCAAAGAAACAACTATTAAGCAAAAATTAAACAAAATAATTTTAGACGCAGAATTAATTATTAGAGATTCTTCAAACGTAAAAAAGCTTAATTCTTAA
- a CDS encoding bifunctional 4-hydroxy-2-oxoglutarate aldolase/2-dehydro-3-deoxy-phosphogluconate aldolase, with the protein MAQFSRLEVAQAMKDTGMIPLFFNNDIELSKKVLKACYDGGARLMEFTARGDFAHEVFGELTKYAIKELPGMIMGVGSVTDGAAASLYMALGANFIVTPVLREDIAIACNRKKVLWSPGCGTLTEITRAEELGCEIVKLFPGDIYGPQFVKGIKGPQPWTSVMPTGGVSPTRENLKGWFDAGVTCVGMGSQLISKDIIANKDYAKLEQDVKAALAIVNEVRS; encoded by the coding sequence ATGGCACAATTTTCAAGATTAGAAGTAGCTCAAGCTATGAAAGACACAGGGATGATTCCTTTGTTTTTTAACAATGATATAGAATTAAGTAAGAAAGTATTAAAAGCATGTTACGATGGTGGAGCTAGATTGATGGAGTTTACAGCTCGTGGTGATTTTGCTCATGAAGTTTTTGGCGAATTAACTAAATATGCTATTAAAGAATTACCAGGTATGATTATGGGAGTTGGTTCTGTTACCGATGGAGCTGCCGCATCATTATATATGGCTTTAGGAGCAAATTTTATTGTAACACCTGTTTTAAGAGAAGATATTGCAATTGCTTGTAACCGTAAAAAAGTATTATGGTCTCCAGGTTGTGGTACATTAACAGAAATTACACGTGCTGAAGAATTAGGGTGTGAGATTGTTAAATTATTCCCGGGTGATATTTACGGGCCACAATTTGTAAAAGGAATTAAAGGACCTCAACCATGGACAAGCGTTATGCCTACAGGAGGTGTATCTCCAACAAGAGAAAATCTTAAAGGATGGTTTGATGCAGGTGTTACTTGTGTTGGTATGGGATCTCAATTAATATCTAAAGACATTATAGCTAATAAGGATTATGCTAAGTTAGAGCAAGATGTAAAAGCTGCTTTAGCAATTGTTAATGAAGTAAGAAGTTAA
- a CDS encoding HAD family hydrolase: MDFSKVKLVVSDMDGTLLNTNSEVSNRFFIQFEKLKQRNIHFVAASGRQYQSILEKLDTIKHDISIIAENGGIMQHNNETNILLQLSTEDVLKTIKTLRNIEGCYIVLCGRKSAYIETNDSNFISKFSKYYAEYKIVEDLTRVTNDDFLKIAVYHFESSETYIYPHLKALSNQLQIIVSGQNWLDISHANANKGYALNMIQEKMGIHKNETMVFGDYNNDLEMLKLAHFSYAMENAHPDVKKIASFETKSNSEEGVETILDQLLERLYI, from the coding sequence ATGGATTTTTCAAAAGTAAAACTTGTAGTTAGTGATATGGATGGCACCTTACTTAACACTAATAGCGAAGTAAGTAATCGATTTTTTATTCAGTTTGAAAAACTTAAACAACGTAATATCCACTTTGTAGCTGCAAGCGGTAGACAATACCAAAGTATTTTAGAAAAACTAGATACTATAAAACATGATATTTCCATCATTGCTGAAAATGGTGGCATTATGCAACATAATAATGAAACAAATATTCTTTTACAGTTATCTACTGAAGATGTTTTAAAAACTATTAAAACTTTAAGAAATATTGAAGGATGTTATATTGTTTTATGTGGAAGAAAATCGGCTTACATAGAAACTAACGATTCGAATTTTATTTCAAAATTCAGTAAATATTATGCAGAGTATAAAATTGTTGAAGACCTTACCAGAGTAACAAACGATGATTTTTTAAAAATTGCTGTTTATCATTTTGAATCTTCTGAAACATATATTTATCCACATTTAAAAGCATTATCAAACCAATTGCAAATAATTGTTTCTGGACAAAACTGGCTAGATATTTCCCATGCTAATGCAAATAAAGGATACGCCTTAAATATGATTCAAGAAAAGATGGGCATACATAAAAATGAAACGATGGTTTTTGGCGACTACAATAATGACTTGGAGATGCTAAAATTGGCGCATTTTAGTTACGCAATGGAAAATGCACATCCAGACGTAAAAAAAATAGCAAGTTTTGAAACTAAAAGCAACTCTGAAGAAGGCGTAGAAACTATACTTGATCAACTTTTAGAAAGATTGTATATCTAA
- a CDS encoding sugar kinase translates to MSKVVTFGEIMLRLAPQGFLRFSQANNFDVVYGGGESNVAVSLANYGISCDFVTRLPKNDIGECAMMEMRKRGVGVDKIVWGGDRLGIYFLETGAVSRGSKVVYDRANSSMADIQSGMVDWDAVFEGVEWFHWTGITPAISQSSADVCLEAVKAASAKGITISTDLNYRAKLWKYGGDREAIMTELTSYCDVILGNEEDAEMHFGIKPEGISVQTQGHDVKAEAFLSVCQQMMKKFPRAKKVITTLRGSISASHNTWAGVLYDGKTMFETRQYQITDIVDRVGGGDSFMGGLIYGLLTYPEDDQNALDFAVAASCLKHTIKGDANLVTVAEVEKLMGGDASGRVAR, encoded by the coding sequence ATGAGTAAAGTAGTAACATTTGGAGAAATCATGTTAAGATTAGCTCCTCAAGGATTTTTAAGATTTTCGCAAGCAAATAACTTTGATGTTGTTTATGGAGGAGGAGAGTCTAACGTGGCTGTTTCATTGGCTAACTATGGAATATCATGTGATTTCGTAACGCGTTTACCAAAAAATGATATTGGTGAATGTGCTATGATGGAAATGCGTAAAAGAGGTGTTGGTGTTGATAAAATTGTTTGGGGTGGAGACCGTTTAGGTATTTATTTCCTTGAAACAGGTGCGGTTTCTAGAGGTAGTAAAGTAGTTTATGATAGAGCTAATTCTTCTATGGCAGATATTCAGTCAGGAATGGTTGATTGGGATGCTGTTTTTGAAGGTGTTGAGTGGTTTCACTGGACAGGTATTACTCCAGCTATTTCTCAAAGTTCTGCCGATGTTTGTTTAGAAGCAGTAAAAGCTGCTAGTGCAAAAGGAATTACTATTTCTACCGATTTAAATTATAGAGCTAAATTATGGAAATATGGTGGTGACCGTGAGGCGATCATGACTGAATTAACATCGTATTGTGATGTTATTTTAGGTAATGAAGAAGATGCAGAGATGCACTTTGGAATTAAACCAGAAGGTATTAGTGTTCAAACTCAAGGTCATGATGTAAAAGCGGAAGCTTTTTTATCTGTTTGTCAACAAATGATGAAAAAATTTCCAAGAGCTAAAAAGGTAATTACTACGTTAAGAGGTTCTATTTCAGCTTCTCATAATACATGGGCAGGCGTATTATACGATGGTAAAACAATGTTTGAAACACGTCAATATCAAATTACTGATATTGTTGATAGAGTAGGTGGTGGAGATTCATTTATGGGAGGTTTAATTTACGGATTATTAACATACCCAGAAGATGATCAAAATGCATTAGATTTTGCCGTAGCAGCATCTTGTTTAAAACACACTATTAAAGGCGATGCTAACTTAGTAACTGTTGCAGAAGTGGAAAAATTAATGGGTGGTGATGCATCTGGTAGAGTAGCAAGATAA
- a CDS encoding T9SS type A sorting domain-containing protein, with protein sequence MKKLLKIGLIFFINYLFLGSYSMAQNNISRYQYWFDNDYGSNIYASVSPVENLELNTDIPLETLSDGLHIFNIRFKDTDDRWSVTSSDFFYFNNLTANSINSYQYWFDNDYDSNIYASVSSTENLMLNSAIPLETLKDGLHRFNIRFRDSKNRWSNTSSDFLYYNELITNNINGYQYWFDNDYSSQIIETVSPNGQLLLDTSIFLETLSDGLHIFSIHFKDDKGRWSIPQNQFFYYNNLTDSNIVAYQFWFDNDIDTNALVATTPMQQMQLMEVIPIENIEEGLHLFSIRFKDDKGNWSVPVNQFFYKTNSVVNNKITAYRYWVNNDIANAIYVSIDSPSQLINLSEAIDFPGLVIGDYTIHFQFKDSSNNWSIVTSDDFSLTSLSVIENTFEQLITAYPNPTKSIVNFNLGVSYNLIKVKVFDDIGKLIQQESFMNLQEFKLKIKNKSVGIYYLMIIADDKKATLKFIKH encoded by the coding sequence ATGAAAAAACTATTGAAAATTGGGCTAATATTTTTTATAAACTATCTGTTTTTAGGTTCTTATAGCATGGCCCAAAATAACATTTCTAGGTATCAATACTGGTTTGACAATGACTATGGTTCAAATATCTATGCATCGGTTTCTCCAGTAGAAAACTTAGAATTGAATACAGATATACCTCTTGAAACACTATCTGATGGACTACATATTTTTAATATTCGTTTTAAAGATACTGATGATCGTTGGAGCGTTACCTCAAGTGATTTTTTCTATTTTAATAATTTGACAGCCAATAGTATAAACAGCTATCAATACTGGTTTGACAATGACTATGATTCAAATATCTATGCATCGGTTTCTTCAACAGAAAACTTAATGTTGAATTCAGCAATTCCTCTTGAAACATTAAAGGATGGATTGCATCGCTTTAATATTCGTTTTAGAGACAGTAAAAATAGGTGGAGTAATACCTCAAGTGATTTTTTATATTATAATGAATTAATTACCAATAATATAAATGGCTATCAGTATTGGTTTGATAATGATTATAGTTCACAAATAATCGAAACGGTTTCGCCGAATGGACAATTGCTATTGGACACTTCAATATTTTTAGAAACACTATCTGATGGACTTCATATTTTTAGCATTCATTTTAAAGATGATAAAGGAAGATGGAGCATTCCTCAAAATCAGTTTTTTTATTATAATAACTTGACGGATAGCAATATTGTAGCTTACCAATTTTGGTTTGATAATGACATTGATACCAATGCACTTGTTGCTACTACACCAATGCAACAAATGCAATTAATGGAAGTGATTCCTATTGAGAATATTGAAGAGGGACTGCATCTTTTTAGTATTAGGTTTAAGGATGATAAAGGTAATTGGAGTGTCCCAGTGAATCAGTTTTTTTATAAAACCAATTCTGTAGTTAATAATAAAATTACTGCATATCGCTATTGGGTAAATAATGACATTGCTAATGCAATTTATGTATCCATAGATAGCCCATCACAGCTAATAAATTTAAGTGAAGCTATTGATTTTCCTGGTCTGGTGATTGGAGATTACACGATTCATTTTCAATTTAAAGATTCTTCAAATAATTGGAGTATAGTAACCTCAGATGATTTTTCGTTAACTAGTCTTAGTGTCATAGAAAATACTTTTGAACAATTAATTACCGCTTACCCAAATCCAACAAAAAGTATTGTTAATTTTAATTTAGGAGTGAGTTATAATTTAATTAAGGTAAAGGTATTTGATGATATAGGTAAACTAATCCAGCAAGAATCTTTTATGAATTTACAAGAATTTAAATTAAAGATAAAGAACAAATCTGTTGGAATTTATTATTTGATGATAATTGCTGATGATAAAAAGGCGACATTAAAATTTATAAAACATTAA